In Mangifera indica cultivar Alphonso chromosome 14, CATAS_Mindica_2.1, whole genome shotgun sequence, the DNA window tctctctctctcaattatGGAGTCCTGTCACAAACTTCTTGGCATGCAGAGAGATCACGAGACTCATGGAAGTTTGTGAATATTAATTGCCTTTAGcaagagaaagagaatgaatgaatgaaggTTACAATGTTAGCTTTTGTTTTGTTGACTTGTTTCAATGGGAAATGATTTTCTTGAACTGTGTGTAGGTGGATTGGACGCCAGAACTGCACAGGAGGTTCGTCCAAGCAGTGGAGCAGCTGGGAGTGGATAAGGCAGTGCCTTCGAGGATTCTAGAGCTTATGGGAATCGATTGTCTCACTCGCCATAACATTGCTAGCCATCTTCAGGTACAATCTCCATAACTTCTCTATTAAATTTCTtcaagttaataaaaataataaacaatttccCATTTAGGGCTTTTCCAAGACAAAGCTAATAATCTTCTGAATTTTTCTTTCCCGGAGCAAACAGATTcatttggatgattttgttaTCCGAagtaattaacaataaataaataaaaacatcatCTAGGTCGCAGAATAGATTTATAGCGTAAACATGTCATTTCTCATTTACTGAATGAAGCGTGGAGGATGAAGGATTTTCTATTAATGTGTCCAGAAATATCGTTCACATCGGAAGCATTTACTAGCACGAGAAGCGGAGGCGGCAAGCTGGAGTCAGAGACGGCAAATGTATGGAGCTGCCGCGGCTGGAGGAGGAAAGAGAGACATGAATCCTTGGCTTGCACCCACACCCACCATAGGTTTCCCTCCCATAACTCCCATGCACCACCACTTTAGACCCTTACACGTGTGGGGTCATCCCACCATGGACCAATCTGTAATGCACATGCGGCCTAAACATGTAAGCCActcaccaccaccaccgcctCCACTGTCATGGGCTCAGCCTCGTCCTCCTCCACCACATATTGACCCTTCATACTGGCACCACCATCATCACCAACGAGTGAGCCTTCTCTCTTCGCTTTATCTagagaaaacttaaaaaaaaaaaaaaacgagtTTCTGCATCTCTGTATTATCTAAAAATGctaatttctctttttctttttgttgtagATTCCAAATGGACTAATACCAGGAACGCCTTGCTTTCCACAGCCACTTGCAACTACGGTATCCAAAAATGctaatttctctttttcttttgtggtGTCTCATGGCGTTTGTTTCTTTGAGTTTGGAAACATTTTGgaataatttatattctatAAATCAACCATTTTATTGTTAGCATCTTGTTTCTCATTTTAGTACAAACGTTATAGCATTTTTGAGCTAAATATGTTTCACGAATTATAGAAATTTCTTGTTAACTTAGAGCATGTACTAATATACGCAGAGATTTCCTGCACCACCGGTCCCTGGTATTCCACCGCCTCATCATGCAATGTACAGACTAGAGCCTGGCATCGGCGTTCCAACAGCATCATCAGGCCCCAATCCTCTCGTCGACTTCCATCCGGTGAGcatctttctttcctttcccttGTAAATAAATCTTCAGTTAGAAATGAAGCAATGgttgttttctttttcgttCTGTTCTTTCTTCCTGGTTAGGATTTTGAATATTCAGCACGGGTATCATTGgtaaaaatcatattaattactTTCGATGAAGGCATTAGTAAACAAGTGTATGTCTACAAAAATAGAATGTTTAGTGTGgaacaaaaacacaaaagtGATGGGCCACACTTCTCAACCACCATTGTCtcagttttgtttttgtaaatttcTTATTACCATGTAGCAATAAATAATTGTTGGTATCTTTGCTGTATGACAGTCGAAAGAGAGCATAGATGCAGCTATTGGAGATGTTTTATCAAAACCATGGCTGCCACTTCCTCTCGGCCTGAAACCTCCTTCTCTGGATAGTGTGATGGGGGAATTACAGCGACAAGGAGTCCAAAAAATACCACCCAGTTGCGCTTGACCCATCCCTTGTAAGTTGTTTGTTCCATTAATGGTGGTTATGAGGACACTCAACAACAAAAAATTCGACGACATTTCTTTACTTGATGTAAACTTGATCTAAAATGAGAGTTTTTTCTCCTTACTTTCCCCTTTCTTTGCAGCTCTTGATTACTGAGTGTTTGACGCTAATAGTTTTTGTAACAGTTTCAAGAATATGAGATAATAATAACTTGAGACTTCTATACATTTCGTTGCTTATGTGTGGACTTGTAAGGCCAGAAAccttattttctttctattcCACTGTTGACACTTAATGGCTGAGAATTTCTTATCAATAAAACCATGCATAcacaattttaatatacaatttaaattttattattatataattaaataattttaattatagataaaataacattcaatcacataatgatatataatttatatatttaaattatatcataaaaatatcaataaaactatgtatacccatttttggtacacaatttatgtacacagatgaagtgttatcatgtgattgaatgtttatttatcatatgatgacacatgttttaaaatcatcttattatattatgacatatcactgtgtacataaattgtatacaaaaaatgagtacacatagcattactctaaaaatatatacatataatattactcatttttcatttatctgaTTAGATATAACTTAATTGGGAATTAAGTTTTGCCTGCATAAAACTTACAATAGTACATATTGATCAAATGATAAACTTCGTGATTTTGGAAAcaattagggtttttatatatatatatatatatatatatatatatatatatatatatatatatatatatatatatatatttttttttttacaaccaAACGAGACTGTAGGGTATCTCAATAGAGGCATATTCT includes these proteins:
- the LOC123195871 gene encoding transcription activator GLK1-like, whose protein sequence is MLAVSPLRNTTKDENKGEMESYTIDTQEFPDFSDTNLLDSIDFDDLFLGINNGDELPDLEMDPELLADFSISGGEESDINTSVSVEKAEDNLKREEEDKVSGSGSGSGSVSSKGDQEIASRREEPPLKTFTEDHGDKGRKSSAQAKNNNQGKRKVKVDWTPELHRRFVQAVEQLGVDKAVPSRILELMGIDCLTRHNIASHLQKYRSHRKHLLAREAEAASWSQRRQMYGAAAAGGGKRDMNPWLAPTPTIGFPPITPMHHHFRPLHVWGHPTMDQSVMHMRPKHVSHSPPPPPPLSWAQPRPPPPHIDPSYWHHHHHQRIPNGLIPGTPCFPQPLATTRFPAPPVPGIPPPHHAMYRLEPGIGVPTASSGPNPLVDFHPSKESIDAAIGDVLSKPWLPLPLGLKPPSLDSVMGELQRQGVQKIPPSCA